In a single window of the Diospyros lotus cultivar Yz01 chromosome 10, ASM1463336v1, whole genome shotgun sequence genome:
- the LOC127812045 gene encoding uncharacterized protein LOC127812045 isoform X1, with the protein MSILFSLYISLPKQRLAREGVFPFFLSVPRRKSTSATHETSALLKMDRVELNHNGDCIENTSVEWLVFSDSSEACNVLGDIEVRPRVGDSYQAEIPPLITESDYLLYKKNPFEQGFMLATPCDFLMGSSIPIMRINKEDVYMKHEMQESLGDSNSSSNKNGLQESESCKEARIHLKGEASKIKVDSIDVVWESGIEPGRSSKLASEQERKCKVHQVYRGQGYSLVPGSFRSSWSNVEQASFVLGLYIFGKNLVQVKRFMDGKTMGDILSFYYGKFFKSDEYRRWSDCRKMRSRRCVYGQRIFTGLRQHELLSRLFLHVSEECQNTLSEVSKTFVEGKMSLEEYVFTLKAIVGMNNLVEAVGIGKGKKDLTGIAVEPLKSNHAVPMRPEMPIGKACSSLSPEEIIKFLTGDFRLSKARSSDLFWEAVWPRLLARGWHSEQPRGEGCGSKHSLVFLLPGVRKFSRKLVKGNHYFDSVSDVLTKVASEPGLLELDAEADESNRKEEENVWSLEAKPVKDDLSERRRPCYLQPRTPNRSSDLMKFTVVDTSLGDRKTCKVRELRSLPLEVSKKTTFESHSEESDRDCSEVSSKDSDSGSADPILFDQDYVNDSNSKKTQSVTGVLPDDKDLKIGSPGCGIVDPGNGTVENSMDISNACDGKQVCSQRRVEEDNLDNLAPVRKKQRKLSSCTRAADITHALHGSSASPGMEHEEQSCCSETTDSSNRLYATSLPRKRVSTTGSLKGRPVKSSRGMLSNTSFNGEVPSNNPQQQTLIDLNLPRVSPGSEAVFASTMCLRDGEDDQTGKKPENCTEPKPCADVDCCEQEQLNNNSRRQGTRNRPPTARALEALASGFLTINRRREKNKQVCTRKSSLSRASQRAAGGMSDTVTESSGPGITSSKMEDARNGGCSDGNSNNMFGKFQVLSEGNAAAQVSGP; encoded by the exons atgtctatacttttctctctctacatCTCTCTGCCTAAGCAGCGACTAGCGAGAGAGGGAGTCTTTCCATTTTTCCTCTCCGTGCCTCGCCGTAAATCAACCTCAGCAACCCATGAAACTTCAGCTCTCTTAAAG ATGGATCGAGTTGAACTAAATCATAATGGTGACTGCATTGAGAACACCTCTGTGGAGTGGTTAGTCTTTTCAGATTCCTCTGAAGCATGTAATGTCCTTGGAGATATAGAGGTGCGTCCTCGAGTTGGTGATAGCTACCAGGCTGAAATTCCACCATTAATCACAGAATCTGACTATCTTTTGTATAAAAAGAATCCATTTGAACAAGGGTTCATGCTTGCCACACCATGTGATTTTTTAATGGGATCATCCATTCCAATCATGAGGATCAATAAGGAAGATGTGTACATGAAACATGAAATGCAGGAATCTCTTGGTGATTCAAATAGCTCATCCAATAAAAATGGGCTCCAAGAATCTGAAAGCTGCAAAGAGGCCCGGATTCATTTAAAAGGTGAAgcttcaaaaataaaagttgaTTCTATTGATGTTGTGTGGGAAAGTGGAATTGAACCGGGAAGGTCGAGTAAATTGGCTTCGGAACAAGAAAGGAAATGCAAAGTGCACCAGGTGTACAGAGGTCAAGGGTACTCTTTGGTTCCTGGCTCCTTTCGTAGTTCATGGAGTAATGTCGAACAAGCGAGTTTTGTCCTTGGTTTGTACATCTTTGGGAAGAATCTAGTTCAGGTGAAGAGATTTATGGATGGTAAGACAATGGGGGATATATTGTCGTTTTATTATGGGAAGTTTTTTAAATCTGATGAATACCGGAGATGGTCTGATTGCCGGAAGATGAGAAGCAGAAGGTGTGTTTATGGGCAAAGGATTTTCACTGGATTGAGGCAACATGAATTGTTGTCTCGTTTGTTTCTCCATGTGTCAGAAGAATGCCAAAATACTTTGTCAGAG GTTTCAAAGACTTTTGTGGAGGGCAAAATGTCACTGGAAGAATATGTGTTCACTCTAAAAGCCATTGTTGGGATGAACAATCTTGTGGAGGCAGTTGGAATTGGGAAAGGGAAAAAGGACCTCACAGGCATTGCCGTAGAGCCTTTAAAATCCAACCATGCCGTTCCTATGCGCCCAGAGATGCCAATTGGCAAGGCATGCTCCTCTCTTTCACCCGaggaaattattaagtttttgaCGGGAGATTTTAGATTAAGCAAGGCACGATCTAGTGATCTATTTTGGGAAGCTGTTTGGCCCCGCTTGCTTGCAAGAGGTTGGCACTCGGAGCAGCCCAGGGGTGAAGGTTGTGGTTCGAAGCATTCTTTGGTCTTTCTTTTGCCCGGTGTCAGAAAGTTCTCCAGGAAACTGGTGAAGGGAAACCACTATTTTGATTCTGTTAGCGATGTTTTAACTAAAGTTGCTTCAGAGCCTGGTCTCCTTGAGCTTGATGCCGAAGCAGATGAAAGCAACAGAAAGGAGGAGGAGAATGTGTGGAGTCTCGAAGCAAAACCAGTGAAGGATGATTTGTCTGAGCGCCGACGTCCCTGCTATCTTCAGCCTCGAACTCCAAATCGCAGTTCAGATCTCATGAAATTTACTGTTGTAGACACAAGCTTGGGTGACAGAAAAACATGTAAGGTGAGAGAACTGAGAAGCTTGCCGCTAGAGGTTTCAAAAAAGACCACCTTTGAAAGTCATTCTGAAGAAAGTGACCGGGATTGTTCTGAGGTGTCGTCTAAAGATTCGGATTCGGGCTCTGCTGATCCCATACTATTTGATCAAGATTACGTTaatgattcaaattcaaaaaagaCGCAATCTGTTACTGGCGTATTGCCCGACGATAAGGATCTCAAAATTGGCTCTCCAGGCTGCGGCATTGTGGATCCTGGAAATGGAACTGTCGAGAATTCCATGGACATTAGCAATGCCTGTGATGGCAAGCAGGTGTGCAGCCAGAGGAGGGTGGAAGAAGACAATTTGGATAATTTAGCCCCGGTAAGAAAAAAGCAGCGCAAATTATCATCCTGCACTCGTGCTGCTGATATAACTCATGCTCTGCACGGTTCCTCAGCGAGCCCCGGTATGGAACATGAGGAGCAAAGCTGCTGCTCAGAAACTACTGATTCCAGCAATCGACTCTATGCGACAAGTTTACCCCGGAAAAGGGTCTCAACCACCGGCTCGCTGAAAGGGAGACCTGTCAAGAGCAGTCGTGGTATGTTGTCAAATACCAGCTTTAATGGAGAAGTTCCATCCAACAACCCTCAGCAGCAGACCTTGATTGACCTGAACTTGCCTCGAGTATCACCAGGCTCTGAAGCTGTTTTCGCCTCCACGATGTGTTTGAGGGACGGGGAAGATGATCAAACCGGGAAGAAGCCTGAAAATTGTACTGAACCAAAACCCTGCGCAGATGTGGATTGTTGTGAGCAGGAGCAGCTTAACAACAATTCCCGGAGGCAGGGCACAAGAAACCGGCCGCCAACAGCAAGAGCATTGGAAGCTCTTGCAAGCGGGTTTCTGACTATCAACCGGAGGAGGGAGAAGAACAAACAAGTCTGTACCCGGAAGAGCTCACTGTCTAGAGCCTCCCAGCGCGCTGCCGGTGGAATGTCGGACACTGTCACCGAGAGTTCAGGTCCTGGCATCACGTCTTCCAAGATGGAAGACGCCAGAAATGGCGGGTGCAGCGACGGCAACAGCAACAACATGTTCGGCAAGTTTCAGGTCCTATCCGAGGGAAATGCAGCAGCTCAAGTTTCCGGACCTTAG
- the LOC127812045 gene encoding uncharacterized protein LOC127812045 isoform X2, with protein MDRVELNHNGDCIENTSVEWLVFSDSSEACNVLGDIEVRPRVGDSYQAEIPPLITESDYLLYKKNPFEQGFMLATPCDFLMGSSIPIMRINKEDVYMKHEMQESLGDSNSSSNKNGLQESESCKEARIHLKGEASKIKVDSIDVVWESGIEPGRSSKLASEQERKCKVHQVYRGQGYSLVPGSFRSSWSNVEQASFVLGLYIFGKNLVQVKRFMDGKTMGDILSFYYGKFFKSDEYRRWSDCRKMRSRRCVYGQRIFTGLRQHELLSRLFLHVSEECQNTLSEVSKTFVEGKMSLEEYVFTLKAIVGMNNLVEAVGIGKGKKDLTGIAVEPLKSNHAVPMRPEMPIGKACSSLSPEEIIKFLTGDFRLSKARSSDLFWEAVWPRLLARGWHSEQPRGEGCGSKHSLVFLLPGVRKFSRKLVKGNHYFDSVSDVLTKVASEPGLLELDAEADESNRKEEENVWSLEAKPVKDDLSERRRPCYLQPRTPNRSSDLMKFTVVDTSLGDRKTCKVRELRSLPLEVSKKTTFESHSEESDRDCSEVSSKDSDSGSADPILFDQDYVNDSNSKKTQSVTGVLPDDKDLKIGSPGCGIVDPGNGTVENSMDISNACDGKQVCSQRRVEEDNLDNLAPVRKKQRKLSSCTRAADITHALHGSSASPGMEHEEQSCCSETTDSSNRLYATSLPRKRVSTTGSLKGRPVKSSRGMLSNTSFNGEVPSNNPQQQTLIDLNLPRVSPGSEAVFASTMCLRDGEDDQTGKKPENCTEPKPCADVDCCEQEQLNNNSRRQGTRNRPPTARALEALASGFLTINRRREKNKQVCTRKSSLSRASQRAAGGMSDTVTESSGPGITSSKMEDARNGGCSDGNSNNMFGKFQVLSEGNAAAQVSGP; from the exons ATGGATCGAGTTGAACTAAATCATAATGGTGACTGCATTGAGAACACCTCTGTGGAGTGGTTAGTCTTTTCAGATTCCTCTGAAGCATGTAATGTCCTTGGAGATATAGAGGTGCGTCCTCGAGTTGGTGATAGCTACCAGGCTGAAATTCCACCATTAATCACAGAATCTGACTATCTTTTGTATAAAAAGAATCCATTTGAACAAGGGTTCATGCTTGCCACACCATGTGATTTTTTAATGGGATCATCCATTCCAATCATGAGGATCAATAAGGAAGATGTGTACATGAAACATGAAATGCAGGAATCTCTTGGTGATTCAAATAGCTCATCCAATAAAAATGGGCTCCAAGAATCTGAAAGCTGCAAAGAGGCCCGGATTCATTTAAAAGGTGAAgcttcaaaaataaaagttgaTTCTATTGATGTTGTGTGGGAAAGTGGAATTGAACCGGGAAGGTCGAGTAAATTGGCTTCGGAACAAGAAAGGAAATGCAAAGTGCACCAGGTGTACAGAGGTCAAGGGTACTCTTTGGTTCCTGGCTCCTTTCGTAGTTCATGGAGTAATGTCGAACAAGCGAGTTTTGTCCTTGGTTTGTACATCTTTGGGAAGAATCTAGTTCAGGTGAAGAGATTTATGGATGGTAAGACAATGGGGGATATATTGTCGTTTTATTATGGGAAGTTTTTTAAATCTGATGAATACCGGAGATGGTCTGATTGCCGGAAGATGAGAAGCAGAAGGTGTGTTTATGGGCAAAGGATTTTCACTGGATTGAGGCAACATGAATTGTTGTCTCGTTTGTTTCTCCATGTGTCAGAAGAATGCCAAAATACTTTGTCAGAG GTTTCAAAGACTTTTGTGGAGGGCAAAATGTCACTGGAAGAATATGTGTTCACTCTAAAAGCCATTGTTGGGATGAACAATCTTGTGGAGGCAGTTGGAATTGGGAAAGGGAAAAAGGACCTCACAGGCATTGCCGTAGAGCCTTTAAAATCCAACCATGCCGTTCCTATGCGCCCAGAGATGCCAATTGGCAAGGCATGCTCCTCTCTTTCACCCGaggaaattattaagtttttgaCGGGAGATTTTAGATTAAGCAAGGCACGATCTAGTGATCTATTTTGGGAAGCTGTTTGGCCCCGCTTGCTTGCAAGAGGTTGGCACTCGGAGCAGCCCAGGGGTGAAGGTTGTGGTTCGAAGCATTCTTTGGTCTTTCTTTTGCCCGGTGTCAGAAAGTTCTCCAGGAAACTGGTGAAGGGAAACCACTATTTTGATTCTGTTAGCGATGTTTTAACTAAAGTTGCTTCAGAGCCTGGTCTCCTTGAGCTTGATGCCGAAGCAGATGAAAGCAACAGAAAGGAGGAGGAGAATGTGTGGAGTCTCGAAGCAAAACCAGTGAAGGATGATTTGTCTGAGCGCCGACGTCCCTGCTATCTTCAGCCTCGAACTCCAAATCGCAGTTCAGATCTCATGAAATTTACTGTTGTAGACACAAGCTTGGGTGACAGAAAAACATGTAAGGTGAGAGAACTGAGAAGCTTGCCGCTAGAGGTTTCAAAAAAGACCACCTTTGAAAGTCATTCTGAAGAAAGTGACCGGGATTGTTCTGAGGTGTCGTCTAAAGATTCGGATTCGGGCTCTGCTGATCCCATACTATTTGATCAAGATTACGTTaatgattcaaattcaaaaaagaCGCAATCTGTTACTGGCGTATTGCCCGACGATAAGGATCTCAAAATTGGCTCTCCAGGCTGCGGCATTGTGGATCCTGGAAATGGAACTGTCGAGAATTCCATGGACATTAGCAATGCCTGTGATGGCAAGCAGGTGTGCAGCCAGAGGAGGGTGGAAGAAGACAATTTGGATAATTTAGCCCCGGTAAGAAAAAAGCAGCGCAAATTATCATCCTGCACTCGTGCTGCTGATATAACTCATGCTCTGCACGGTTCCTCAGCGAGCCCCGGTATGGAACATGAGGAGCAAAGCTGCTGCTCAGAAACTACTGATTCCAGCAATCGACTCTATGCGACAAGTTTACCCCGGAAAAGGGTCTCAACCACCGGCTCGCTGAAAGGGAGACCTGTCAAGAGCAGTCGTGGTATGTTGTCAAATACCAGCTTTAATGGAGAAGTTCCATCCAACAACCCTCAGCAGCAGACCTTGATTGACCTGAACTTGCCTCGAGTATCACCAGGCTCTGAAGCTGTTTTCGCCTCCACGATGTGTTTGAGGGACGGGGAAGATGATCAAACCGGGAAGAAGCCTGAAAATTGTACTGAACCAAAACCCTGCGCAGATGTGGATTGTTGTGAGCAGGAGCAGCTTAACAACAATTCCCGGAGGCAGGGCACAAGAAACCGGCCGCCAACAGCAAGAGCATTGGAAGCTCTTGCAAGCGGGTTTCTGACTATCAACCGGAGGAGGGAGAAGAACAAACAAGTCTGTACCCGGAAGAGCTCACTGTCTAGAGCCTCCCAGCGCGCTGCCGGTGGAATGTCGGACACTGTCACCGAGAGTTCAGGTCCTGGCATCACGTCTTCCAAGATGGAAGACGCCAGAAATGGCGGGTGCAGCGACGGCAACAGCAACAACATGTTCGGCAAGTTTCAGGTCCTATCCGAGGGAAATGCAGCAGCTCAAGTTTCCGGACCTTAG